A stretch of the Aminipila terrae genome encodes the following:
- the ku gene encoding non-homologous end joining protein Ku: MISRKSVITFGMVAIPIAMHTTTQDHDIHFNQLHKEDNSRIRYKKTCAHCGKEITAGDIVKGFEYDKDKYVVVTEDEIEKIKTEKEKSIQILHFAQLNQISPVYYEKTYQAVPETGGEKAFELLRSALMAQQKVAIGKTVMGTKDTLMAIIPREDGILISTMFYADDIKELQKQYIKPEVSEQELNMAKMLIDSMDTPFDPSQYKDEYQERLRVLIETKISGKEIVAAEPDSAGKVIDLMDALKASVEKAKKDKELA, from the coding sequence ATGATATCACGTAAATCGGTAATAACTTTTGGCATGGTTGCCATACCTATTGCAATGCACACAACCACTCAGGACCATGATATTCATTTCAATCAGCTTCATAAGGAAGATAATAGCAGGATTCGTTATAAAAAGACTTGTGCTCACTGTGGAAAAGAGATTACGGCAGGAGACATTGTTAAAGGGTTCGAATATGATAAAGATAAGTATGTGGTGGTCACAGAGGATGAGATTGAAAAGATTAAAACAGAAAAAGAAAAATCTATTCAAATTCTGCATTTTGCACAGCTAAACCAGATTTCCCCCGTTTATTATGAAAAAACATATCAGGCAGTACCAGAGACAGGAGGGGAAAAAGCCTTCGAGCTGCTTCGCAGTGCATTGATGGCTCAGCAGAAGGTGGCTATAGGCAAAACGGTTATGGGTACCAAGGACACTCTTATGGCGATAATCCCCAGGGAGGATGGTATTCTTATTTCTACTATGTTCTACGCCGATGACATTAAAGAACTTCAAAAACAGTATATTAAGCCAGAAGTATCTGAGCAGGAGCTGAATATGGCAAAAATGCTCATAGATTCTATGGATACGCCTTTTGATCCTTCCCAATATAAAGATGAATATCAGGAGAGACTTCGTGTTCTCATTGAGACAAAGATTTCAGGGAAGGAGATTGTTGCCGCGGAACCTGATAGTGCAGGTAAAGTCATCGATCTGATGGATGCTCTTAAGGCTAGTGTGGAGAAGGCTAAGAAGGATAAGGAATTGGCGTGA